In Myxococcus stipitatus, the following are encoded in one genomic region:
- a CDS encoding DUF962 domain-containing protein: MSKPIQTYGEFWPFYLREHSLPITRRFHFVGSSLGVATAVAAIATGRWALVPAALVSAYGFAWFSHFFIERNKPASFKYPLWSFISDFRMAGLMAVGQLDAHMERAFANGAQGSGANSLSPTQLAQSQTQAQEAR, translated from the coding sequence ATGTCCAAGCCCATCCAGACCTATGGCGAGTTCTGGCCCTTCTACCTGCGCGAGCACTCGCTGCCGATCACTCGGCGCTTCCACTTTGTGGGGAGCAGTCTGGGGGTGGCCACGGCCGTCGCGGCCATCGCCACCGGCCGTTGGGCGCTGGTGCCCGCGGCCCTCGTCTCCGCTTATGGCTTCGCGTGGTTCAGCCACTTCTTCATCGAGCGCAACAAGCCCGCGAGCTTCAAGTATCCGCTGTGGTCCTTCATCTCGGACTTCCGCATGGCGGGGTTGATGGCCGTGGGCCAGTTGGACGCCCACATGGAGCGGGCGTTCGCGAATGGCGCGCAGGGCTCGGGCGCCAACAGCCTGTCGCCCACGCAGCTGGCGCAGTCGCAGACCCAGGCTCAAGAGGCTCGTTAG
- a CDS encoding YebC/PmpR family DNA-binding transcriptional regulator has protein sequence MGRIFETRKATMMARWNKMAKVFTRISKDIAISVKAGGPNPDTNSTLRRVLQNARAANMPKDKVEAAIKRASGQTATNYEIVLYEGYAPHGIALLVETATDNVVRTVANVRACFNKADGNLGTTGSVAFMFKRMGVFRLNPEGINPDELELELIDHGLEEMGEGTGEKGEKQLIIRCAFSDFGKLQHAIEEKGLTPISADSEYIAENLIELPEDKANEVLELVDMLEQDDDVQRVFHNLG, from the coding sequence ATGGGACGCATTTTCGAGACACGCAAGGCCACGATGATGGCCCGCTGGAACAAGATGGCGAAGGTGTTCACGCGCATCAGCAAGGACATCGCCATCTCGGTGAAGGCCGGCGGGCCCAACCCAGACACGAACTCCACGCTGCGCCGAGTGCTCCAGAACGCCCGCGCCGCGAACATGCCGAAGGACAAGGTCGAGGCCGCCATCAAGCGTGCCAGCGGCCAGACGGCGACCAACTACGAAATCGTCCTCTACGAAGGCTATGCGCCTCACGGCATCGCGCTGCTGGTGGAGACGGCGACGGACAACGTCGTGCGCACCGTGGCCAACGTGCGCGCCTGCTTCAACAAGGCCGACGGGAATCTAGGCACCACGGGCAGCGTCGCCTTCATGTTCAAGCGCATGGGTGTCTTCCGGCTCAACCCGGAGGGCATCAACCCGGACGAGCTGGAGCTGGAGCTCATCGACCACGGTCTCGAGGAGATGGGTGAGGGGACGGGAGAGAAGGGTGAGAAGCAGCTCATCATCCGCTGCGCCTTCTCGGACTTCGGCAAGCTCCAGCACGCCATCGAGGAGAAGGGGCTGACGCCCATCTCCGCCGACTCCGAGTACATCGCGGAGAACCTCATCGAGTTGCCCGAGGACAAGGCCAACGAGGTGCTCGAGCTGGTGGACATGCTGGAGCAGGACGACGACGTCCAGCGCGTGTTCCACAACCTGGGGTGA
- the msrA gene encoding peptide-methionine (S)-S-oxide reductase MsrA — MFFDSTKKQRMPTSAEALPGRAEEMPVPPRHEVLGTPLKGPLPEGHEAAIFGLGCFWGAERKFWKTPGVYSTSVGYAAGLTPNPTYREVCSGLTGHNEVVRVVFDPKKVSYEQLLRVFWENHDPTQGMRQGNDVGTQYRSGIYYTTEAQKRAAEASRDAYQKALSAKGLGTISTEILPAPTYYFAEDYHQQYLEKNPDGYCGLGGTGVSCPIGVGVSA; from the coding sequence ATGTTCTTCGACTCCACCAAGAAGCAGAGGATGCCGACCTCCGCGGAGGCGCTGCCTGGCCGCGCGGAGGAGATGCCTGTCCCCCCGCGTCACGAGGTGCTGGGCACGCCCTTGAAGGGACCTCTCCCCGAAGGTCATGAGGCCGCCATCTTCGGGCTGGGGTGTTTCTGGGGCGCGGAGCGGAAGTTCTGGAAGACGCCCGGTGTGTACAGCACGTCCGTGGGCTACGCGGCCGGCCTGACGCCCAACCCCACCTACCGCGAGGTGTGCAGCGGGCTCACGGGCCACAACGAGGTGGTCCGCGTCGTGTTCGACCCGAAGAAGGTCAGCTACGAGCAGCTCCTGCGCGTGTTCTGGGAGAACCACGACCCGACGCAGGGCATGCGTCAGGGGAACGACGTGGGCACGCAGTACCGCTCGGGCATCTACTACACGACAGAGGCGCAGAAGCGCGCCGCCGAGGCCAGCCGGGACGCCTATCAAAAGGCGCTCTCCGCGAAGGGGCTGGGGACCATCTCCACGGAGATCCTCCCCGCGCCCACGTACTACTTCGCCGAGGACTACCATCAACAGTACCTGGAGAAGAACCCGGACGGGTACTGCGGGCTGGGTGGCACCGGCGTGAGCTGCCCCATCGGCGTGGGCGTCAGCGCGTGA
- a CDS encoding Sapep family Mn(2+)-dependent dipeptidase, which produces MRLSTAAAFLCLVPTLSFAGQQDARCQGSPKARAARFSAKAMKGSSPQERHAAYVQACALDEVVELTKQLVRFKTVSSEEHASKSPEFAAMGRFLQKWAKAHGMAYRAVGANDVFELSWGEGAPELGLVFHGDVVPAPAHEWKRPPFEPYVQDGRLFGRGVEDDKGPLASALVALDYARQLGLKPQGRVLVIVGNGEESDWNGMGRYTASEPKPTHVISVDSSYPVVAAQSGFVAWNLVAPVGEAVKSPSATLRAVDVKGGEFLTQVPGTATLKLVPAEGRSLAQALTEVRAAIDAEQKARASLKAEVKEDAQALVLTVHGKAVHASIADEGHNALWDLSAVAARLPLEDNGIAAMLRVLALRFDGDHFGKKLGVAYSDDGLMGPLIAAPTVLRVADGQVSLGINMRRPQGQDAATFNASLDKAAALVAQDSGGRLKEASGRYVGDAHVADTSGTLVTTLMDIYKRHKNAPDAKPTSVRGGTYARLFPKAVDFGPGFPGEEYTGHAPDESISLESLHVGTQMLAEAIHTLVLSPAPVGSPVK; this is translated from the coding sequence ATGCGCCTCTCCACCGCCGCCGCTTTCCTGTGTCTCGTCCCCACCCTCTCCTTCGCCGGGCAACAGGATGCCCGCTGCCAGGGCTCTCCGAAGGCCCGCGCCGCGCGCTTCTCCGCGAAGGCGATGAAGGGCTCCTCCCCCCAGGAGCGGCATGCCGCGTATGTCCAGGCCTGCGCGCTCGACGAGGTCGTCGAGCTGACGAAGCAGCTCGTGCGCTTCAAGACAGTCAGCAGCGAGGAGCACGCCTCGAAGAGCCCCGAGTTCGCCGCCATGGGCCGCTTTCTCCAGAAGTGGGCCAAGGCCCACGGCATGGCGTACCGCGCCGTGGGCGCCAATGACGTGTTCGAGCTGTCCTGGGGCGAGGGCGCGCCCGAGCTGGGGCTCGTCTTCCACGGGGACGTGGTGCCCGCGCCCGCGCACGAGTGGAAGCGCCCGCCCTTCGAGCCCTACGTCCAGGACGGCCGCCTCTTCGGCCGGGGCGTGGAGGATGACAAGGGGCCGCTCGCGTCGGCGCTGGTGGCGCTCGACTACGCGCGTCAGCTGGGCCTCAAGCCCCAGGGGCGGGTGCTGGTCATCGTGGGCAACGGCGAGGAGAGCGACTGGAACGGCATGGGGCGATACACGGCCTCCGAGCCCAAGCCCACGCACGTCATCTCCGTGGACTCCAGCTACCCGGTGGTGGCCGCGCAGTCCGGCTTCGTCGCGTGGAACCTGGTGGCCCCCGTGGGCGAGGCCGTGAAGTCCCCGAGCGCCACCTTGCGCGCGGTCGACGTGAAGGGCGGCGAGTTCCTCACGCAGGTGCCCGGTACCGCGACGCTGAAGCTGGTGCCCGCCGAGGGCCGCTCGCTCGCGCAGGCGCTGACGGAGGTGCGCGCCGCCATCGACGCGGAGCAGAAGGCCCGCGCTTCCCTCAAGGCCGAGGTGAAGGAGGACGCCCAGGCGCTGGTGCTCACCGTGCATGGCAAGGCGGTGCATGCCTCCATCGCCGACGAGGGACACAACGCGCTGTGGGACTTGTCCGCGGTGGCGGCGCGCTTGCCGCTCGAGGACAACGGCATCGCCGCCATGCTGCGTGTCCTGGCCCTGCGCTTCGACGGGGACCACTTCGGCAAGAAGCTGGGCGTGGCGTATTCGGATGACGGGTTGATGGGGCCGTTGATTGCCGCGCCCACGGTGCTGCGCGTGGCCGACGGACAGGTGAGCCTGGGCATCAACATGCGCCGTCCCCAGGGACAGGACGCCGCGACGTTCAACGCCTCGCTCGACAAGGCCGCCGCGCTGGTGGCGCAGGACTCCGGTGGGCGCTTGAAGGAGGCCAGCGGGCGCTACGTGGGGGATGCCCACGTGGCGGACACGTCGGGGACGCTCGTCACCACGCTGATGGACATCTACAAGCGCCACAAGAACGCTCCGGACGCGAAGCCCACGTCCGTGCGCGGCGGCACCTATGCGCGGCTGTTCCCCAAGGCCGTCGACTTCGGCCCCGGCTTCCCGGGCGAGGAGTACACGGGCCACGCGCCCGACGAATCCATCTCGCTGGAGAGCCTGCACGTTGGAACGCAGATGCTCGCGGAGGCCATCCACACGCTGGTGTTGTCGCCCGCGCCCGTGGGCTCACCCGTGAAGTGA
- a CDS encoding ATP-binding protein, giving the protein MQEPETRPMQGESERETALRASDFLRSHHAVLLEDWEHAMLTHHVGEVPKRSWLLNHIPSLLIALADALDQGAQGPEVSLVDEHAVTRLGQGFDVGEVAAEFALLRKCILLRLEDLPRRLARGELARMEDLLDRTVVRTVRRFSEERQRNLHALDRMAQATLDNPAVDTFLMRLLTVMVESALEVDAAGVLLVEGGRLVLRASVGLGAEAARGGSVALDEGFVGEVATTREPVMSRAPALDAHGVLPVSREQGMRALYGVPLVEGTRLLGVAYLASRTAFGFADANLLLFRTLCQRGAAYILQARLQDLEREARVEAQRSLALLDALLEAAPLGMAFLDRDLRYLRINQTLAELNGLPVEAHRGRPLREVLPQAVADLMEPRLKQVLQTGEPLHGFEFTTPSELKSKVGKRIWQATFYPVRGPREAELLGLGCVLVDVTSHKLAEAALQRALDFREQLLAILGHDLRNPLNAISASAFQLSRAEELEPAERRAVERIRKSAGRMGRMITDILDFARSKLGEGIPVFPQPMNMADVCQATLEELQVAHPEHPLVLETSGDTTGDWDSDRVAQVLGNLVANALQHGDDNTPIRTTVRGEARDVLLEVHNEGEPIAPQLLPRIFDPFKTPEAASAKPSPTQKQRSLGLGLYIVHQIARAHGGRVEVRSSKEEGTTFRVYWPRASLHG; this is encoded by the coding sequence ATGCAGGAGCCGGAGACACGCCCCATGCAGGGCGAGTCCGAGCGGGAAACAGCGCTCAGGGCCTCGGACTTCCTGCGTTCGCATCACGCCGTGCTCCTGGAGGACTGGGAGCACGCGATGCTCACGCACCATGTCGGTGAGGTGCCGAAGCGCTCGTGGTTGCTGAACCACATCCCCAGCCTGCTCATCGCGTTGGCGGACGCGCTCGACCAGGGAGCCCAGGGGCCCGAGGTCTCCCTGGTGGATGAGCACGCGGTGACGCGGCTGGGACAGGGCTTCGACGTGGGCGAGGTGGCGGCCGAGTTCGCGCTCCTGCGCAAGTGCATCCTCCTGCGGTTGGAGGACCTGCCGCGGCGCCTCGCGCGAGGCGAGCTGGCGCGGATGGAGGACCTCCTGGACCGGACGGTGGTGCGCACGGTGCGGCGCTTCTCGGAGGAGCGTCAGCGCAACCTCCACGCGCTGGACCGCATGGCCCAGGCCACGCTGGACAACCCGGCGGTGGACACGTTCCTGATGCGGCTGCTCACGGTGATGGTGGAGTCCGCCCTCGAGGTGGACGCCGCCGGTGTGCTGCTGGTGGAGGGAGGCCGGCTGGTGCTCCGCGCCTCGGTGGGACTGGGAGCCGAGGCGGCGCGGGGCGGCTCGGTGGCGCTGGACGAGGGCTTCGTCGGCGAGGTGGCCACGACGCGCGAGCCGGTGATGTCCAGAGCCCCGGCCCTGGACGCGCACGGGGTGCTGCCCGTGTCGCGCGAGCAGGGGATGCGCGCGCTCTACGGCGTGCCCCTGGTCGAAGGGACGCGGTTGCTCGGCGTGGCCTATCTGGCCTCGCGCACCGCGTTTGGTTTCGCCGATGCGAACCTGCTGCTGTTTCGCACCCTGTGTCAGCGCGGGGCCGCGTACATCCTCCAGGCCCGGTTGCAGGACCTGGAGCGGGAGGCGCGGGTGGAGGCGCAGCGTTCGCTCGCGCTGCTCGACGCGCTGTTGGAGGCAGCGCCCCTGGGCATGGCCTTCCTGGACCGGGACCTGCGCTACCTGCGCATCAACCAGACGCTGGCGGAGCTCAACGGCCTCCCGGTGGAGGCACACCGGGGGCGGCCGCTGCGCGAGGTGCTGCCCCAGGCGGTGGCGGACCTGATGGAGCCTCGGCTCAAGCAGGTGCTGCAGACGGGTGAGCCGCTGCATGGGTTCGAGTTCACAACGCCCTCGGAGCTGAAGTCCAAAGTGGGCAAGCGCATCTGGCAGGCCACGTTCTATCCCGTGCGCGGGCCTCGCGAGGCGGAGCTCTTGGGCCTGGGGTGTGTGCTCGTGGACGTCACCAGCCACAAGCTGGCGGAGGCCGCGCTCCAGCGGGCGTTGGACTTCCGGGAGCAGCTCCTGGCCATCCTGGGCCATGACCTTCGCAATCCGCTCAACGCCATCAGCGCCTCCGCGTTCCAGCTCTCGCGCGCGGAGGAGCTGGAGCCCGCGGAGCGCCGCGCGGTGGAGCGCATCCGCAAGTCCGCCGGGAGGATGGGGCGGATGATTACGGACATCCTCGACTTCGCGCGCAGCAAGCTGGGTGAGGGCATCCCCGTCTTCCCCCAGCCGATGAACATGGCCGACGTGTGTCAGGCCACGCTGGAGGAGTTGCAGGTGGCCCATCCGGAGCACCCGCTCGTGCTCGAGACCTCTGGAGACACCACGGGGGACTGGGACTCGGACCGCGTGGCCCAGGTGTTGGGGAACCTGGTGGCCAACGCGCTCCAGCACGGCGACGACAACACCCCCATCCGCACCACCGTGCGCGGCGAGGCGCGTGACGTGCTGCTGGAGGTCCACAACGAGGGCGAGCCCATCGCGCCCCAACTCCTGCCGCGAATCTTCGACCCGTTCAAGACACCCGAGGCCGCGTCCGCGAAGCCCTCCCCCACGCAGAAGCAGCGCAGCCTGGGGTTGGGCCTCTACATCGTCCACCAGATTGCCCGCGCGCACGGAGGCCGCGTGGAGGTGCGCTCCTCGAAGGAGGAGGGCACCACGTTCCGCGTGTACTGGCCTCGCGCGTCACTTCACGGGTGA
- a CDS encoding ornithine cyclodeaminase family protein, which produces MRTLLLTRSDVSRNLQALTLLEDLREAFRTDALARTAAPQRVRAPLHAEGTAMVLLPGCLPDIPAYTVKVHAKFPARTPAIRGVLHLNDLATGELLAVMDSGHLTAVRTGVVGALAADVLARQDASRVALIGAGAQAVMQLKSLRLVRSLTHVRVFDTDDMRAFSFAARMHQELNLPVVQAESVAEAVEDADIVITATWSREPFLFPGMVRPGTHITTLGADEPGKVEVSAELLSQSRVFCDHRGLALSGGAVGNVGLGEDAIHAELGEVIAERKPGRRSESEVTVFTSVGLPFQDLAAAWHVYQAARGDDAIAGVDFSV; this is translated from the coding sequence ATGCGCACCCTTCTGTTGACCCGCTCCGATGTGTCTCGCAACCTCCAGGCGCTCACCCTGCTGGAGGACCTGCGGGAGGCCTTCCGTACCGACGCCCTCGCGCGCACCGCGGCGCCCCAGCGCGTCCGCGCGCCCCTGCACGCGGAGGGCACCGCGATGGTGCTGCTCCCCGGGTGTCTGCCGGACATCCCCGCGTACACCGTGAAGGTCCACGCGAAGTTCCCCGCGAGGACACCGGCCATCCGGGGCGTGCTGCACTTGAATGACCTGGCCACCGGAGAGCTGCTCGCGGTGATGGATTCCGGGCACCTGACGGCGGTGCGCACGGGCGTGGTGGGCGCGCTGGCGGCGGACGTGCTGGCGCGGCAGGACGCGAGCCGGGTGGCGCTCATCGGCGCGGGCGCGCAGGCGGTGATGCAGCTCAAGTCGCTGCGACTGGTGCGCTCGCTGACTCACGTGCGGGTGTTCGACACGGATGACATGAGGGCCTTCAGCTTCGCCGCGCGCATGCACCAGGAGCTCAACCTGCCGGTGGTCCAGGCGGAGTCGGTGGCGGAGGCGGTGGAGGACGCGGACATCGTCATCACCGCGACGTGGAGCCGCGAGCCCTTCTTGTTCCCGGGCATGGTGCGGCCGGGGACTCACATCACCACGCTGGGCGCGGACGAGCCGGGCAAGGTGGAGGTCTCCGCGGAGCTCTTGAGCCAGTCGCGTGTCTTCTGCGACCACCGGGGCCTGGCCCTCTCGGGGGGCGCCGTGGGCAACGTGGGGTTGGGCGAGGACGCCATCCACGCGGAGCTGGGCGAGGTGATTGCGGAGCGGAAGCCCGGGCGGCGTTCGGAAAGCGAGGTGACGGTGTTCACCTCGGTGGGGCTGCCCTTCCAGGACCTGGCGGCCGCGTGGCACGTGTACCAGGCGGCGCGAGGCGACGACGCCATCGCGGGCGTGGACTTCAGCGTCTGA